A window from Enterococcus mediterraneensis encodes these proteins:
- a CDS encoding flavocytochrome c produces MKKSRKILGLLAGALFLAAGCSADNGNENVSADSSSKAEVSSGATAQTYNDPEEMKDAYDIIIVGSGGAGMSAAIEAKDAGLNPVILEKMPVVGGNTNKASSGMNASETKFQKEEGITDSNDEFYEETLKGGHDTNDKELLRYFVDHSADAIDWLDSLGIRLNNLTITGGMGTKRTHRPEDGSAVGEYLVKGLSENVQKRDIPIFVNSDVKELVKEDDQVTGVKVSVKGQAEKEISGKAVIVATGGYGASPEMIEKARPDLKGVVTTNQEGSTGDGIKMIESVGGYSVDMDYIQVHPTVQQDKGVLIGEAVRGEGAILVDENGKRFVNELDTRDNVTAAINKLPEKSAYLIFDQGVRDRATAIEFYAKQGYVVEGKTVAELSDKLEFAGDDLVQTVDTWNKAVADKSDSEFDRTTAMEHDLSTGPFYAIKIAPGIHYTMGGVKINSKTEVLKKDGETIPGLFAAGEVTGGLHGQNRIGGNSVAEIIIFGRQAGIQAADYVKE; encoded by the coding sequence ATGAAAAAGTCACGAAAAATTTTGGGATTATTAGCAGGTGCATTGTTTCTAGCTGCCGGATGTTCCGCAGATAATGGAAATGAAAATGTATCAGCGGATAGTTCAAGCAAGGCAGAAGTATCTTCAGGAGCAACAGCACAAACTTATAACGACCCAGAAGAGATGAAAGATGCTTATGACATCATCATCGTAGGTTCAGGTGGAGCTGGGATGTCTGCGGCGATCGAAGCAAAAGATGCCGGTTTAAATCCAGTGATCCTTGAAAAAATGCCGGTAGTCGGTGGTAATACCAATAAAGCATCTTCTGGAATGAATGCATCAGAGACAAAATTCCAAAAAGAAGAAGGAATCACTGACAGCAATGATGAATTCTACGAAGAAACATTAAAAGGCGGACATGACACGAATGATAAAGAATTGTTGCGTTATTTCGTTGATCATTCCGCAGACGCTATTGATTGGTTGGACTCATTAGGCATCCGCTTGAATAATTTAACAATCACTGGCGGAATGGGTACAAAACGCACGCATCGTCCGGAAGATGGATCAGCAGTCGGTGAGTATCTGGTAAAAGGATTATCAGAAAATGTCCAAAAACGTGACATCCCGATCTTCGTCAACAGTGATGTGAAAGAACTAGTAAAAGAAGATGACCAAGTAACAGGTGTGAAAGTCAGTGTTAAAGGACAAGCTGAAAAAGAAATCTCAGGAAAAGCTGTGATCGTCGCAACTGGCGGATACGGTGCAAGCCCTGAAATGATCGAAAAAGCACGTCCTGATCTAAAAGGAGTCGTAACTACGAACCAAGAAGGTAGTACCGGAGATGGAATCAAAATGATCGAATCAGTTGGCGGATATTCTGTCGATATGGATTACATCCAAGTCCATCCGACTGTTCAACAGGATAAAGGTGTCTTGATCGGCGAAGCAGTCCGCGGAGAAGGCGCAATTCTTGTAGATGAAAACGGCAAGCGGTTTGTAAACGAGTTAGACACACGCGATAATGTTACTGCAGCAATCAATAAACTGCCTGAAAAATCTGCGTATCTGATTTTTGACCAAGGTGTCCGCGATCGTGCGACAGCTATTGAATTTTATGCAAAACAAGGTTATGTCGTTGAAGGAAAAACAGTCGCTGAATTAAGTGACAAGCTTGAGTTTGCTGGTGATGATTTAGTTCAAACAGTTGATACTTGGAACAAAGCTGTTGCAGATAAAAGCGATTCTGAATTTGATCGGACGACCGCGATGGAACATGACTTGAGCACTGGACCGTTTTATGCGATCAAGATAGCACCAGGTATCCATTACACAATGGGCGGTGTGAAGATCAACAGCAAAACGGAAGTATTGAAAAAAGACGGCGAAACGATCCCAGGATTGTTCGCTGCCGGTGAAGTGACTGGCGGTCTTCATGGACAAAATAGAATCGGTGGGAACTCTGTGGCAGAAATCATCATCTTTGGCCGACAAGCGGGAATCCAAGCTGCTGATTATGTAAAAGAATAA
- a CDS encoding D-ribose ABC transporter substrate-binding protein: MMKKFFVLAIGALMLAGCGTTGLEGGSSSSDGKVDEKKPSELTVGVSVSTLNNPFFVSLRDGIQKLADENDTTIKVVDAQDDTAKQSNDIDDLIQQNVDVILVNPVDSSAIVPAVEAANNADIPVIAIDRSSDGGELLTTVASNNEEGGKMAAEYIIKQLGENAKVAELEGVPGASATRERGKGFDDYAEGKLDVVDKQSANFDRAKGLTVMENILQAHSDLQGVFAQNDEMALGAAEAASSKGEDFVIVGFDGTEDGLKAIKDGKISATIAQKPEEMGKLALQAAFDHFSGKKVEEKIDSPLDLVTE, encoded by the coding sequence ATGATGAAAAAATTTTTTGTATTAGCGATTGGTGCACTGATGTTAGCCGGATGCGGAACGACAGGTTTAGAAGGCGGTTCAAGCAGTTCAGATGGAAAAGTCGATGAGAAGAAGCCCTCAGAATTGACAGTTGGCGTCTCTGTTTCAACATTGAACAATCCGTTCTTTGTTTCATTGCGGGATGGAATCCAAAAATTAGCAGATGAAAATGACACAACGATCAAAGTGGTAGATGCGCAAGATGACACAGCAAAACAAAGCAATGATATTGACGATCTGATCCAACAAAATGTAGACGTGATCTTAGTGAACCCAGTTGATTCCTCAGCGATCGTACCAGCAGTTGAAGCGGCCAACAATGCGGATATCCCAGTGATCGCTATCGACCGCAGCAGTGATGGAGGAGAACTCTTGACGACTGTGGCTTCTAATAACGAAGAAGGCGGGAAAATGGCGGCAGAATATATCATCAAACAATTAGGTGAAAATGCCAAGGTCGCTGAATTGGAAGGTGTTCCGGGTGCATCTGCGACTCGGGAACGCGGAAAAGGCTTCGATGATTATGCAGAAGGAAAATTAGATGTCGTTGATAAACAATCAGCAAACTTTGACCGAGCAAAAGGATTAACAGTCATGGAAAATATTTTGCAAGCCCACTCTGATTTGCAAGGAGTCTTCGCACAGAATGATGAAATGGCTCTCGGCGCAGCAGAAGCTGCCAGCAGTAAAGGCGAAGATTTTGTGATCGTTGGGTTTGACGGCACCGAAGATGGACTGAAAGCAATCAAAGATGGTAAGATCAGCGCTACTATCGCTCAAAAACCTGAAGAAATGGGTAAACTTGCTTTGCAAGCTGCATTTGACCATTTCTCCGGTAAAAAAGTGGAAGAAAAAATCGACTCTCCTCTTGATTTGGTGACAGAATAA
- a CDS encoding ABC transporter permease has translation MEKQKSVTKSKFNAAEIISKLGPLLALIVLIVVVSIMNSEFLNPNNLLNLLRQVAANGFIAFGMTFVILTGGIDLSVGSTLALSSALTAGFIANGMNVAVSVLLGLLSGTILGAINGLLISKGNMAPFIATLATMTIYRGATLVYTKGNPITGLGDSFFFSFIGRGYVLGIPFPVILLFIMFLVLFVLLHRTAFGRKTYAIGGNEKAAFVAGVKIDKIKILIYSLSGLMASISGMIITSRLNSAQPTAGQAYEMDAIAAVVLGGTSLSGGKGRIFGTLVGALIIGTLNNGLNLLGVSSFYQQIVKGIVIVIAVLLDRKKK, from the coding sequence ATGGAAAAACAAAAAAGTGTTACTAAAAGCAAGTTCAACGCGGCTGAGATCATTTCAAAACTAGGACCGCTTCTCGCTTTGATCGTATTGATCGTCGTCGTTTCTATCATGAACAGTGAATTTTTGAACCCTAACAACCTGCTGAACTTACTACGTCAAGTGGCGGCAAACGGCTTTATCGCGTTTGGGATGACCTTTGTTATTCTGACTGGCGGTATCGATCTTTCTGTCGGTTCGACATTAGCATTATCCAGTGCGTTAACAGCAGGATTTATTGCTAATGGGATGAATGTGGCAGTGTCAGTGCTGCTGGGCTTGTTGTCTGGAACGATATTAGGTGCGATCAATGGTTTATTGATCTCTAAAGGGAATATGGCACCATTTATCGCTACATTGGCAACGATGACGATTTATCGCGGAGCGACACTTGTTTATACAAAAGGAAATCCGATCACGGGCTTGGGAGACAGCTTCTTCTTTAGTTTTATTGGACGAGGCTATGTGTTAGGCATTCCATTTCCGGTTATTCTGCTCTTTATTATGTTTCTGGTTTTATTCGTATTGTTGCATCGGACGGCTTTTGGACGCAAGACTTACGCGATCGGCGGAAATGAAAAAGCGGCTTTTGTGGCTGGGGTAAAAATCGATAAAATCAAAATCTTGATTTATTCTCTTTCCGGATTGATGGCCTCTATCAGCGGCATGATCATTACTTCCCGCTTAAATTCCGCACAACCCACAGCAGGTCAAGCCTATGAAATGGACGCTATCGCAGCGGTAGTTTTAGGCGGGACCAGTCTTTCTGGCGGGAAAGGGCGGATCTTTGGGACACTGGTCGGGGCATTGATCATTGGAACGTTGAATAATGGTTTGAACTTATTAGGTGTTTCCAGTTTCTATCAACAAATCGTCAAAGGAATCGTTATTGTTATCGCTGTATTACTGGATCGTAAAAAGAAATAA
- a CDS encoding sugar ABC transporter ATP-binding protein gives MNVEMKNISKSFGTNQVLRDVSIEINSGEIHALMGENGAGKSTLMNILTGLHKKDGGSILIDGEEKIFSGPKEAEEFGISFIHQEMNSWPQMTVLENLFLNNELKNSFGLLDTKRMKTIAVEYMERLGIDLPLDVEIEDLSVGQQQIIEIIKALMTDAKVLIMDEPTAALSDTEIKSLFKIIYQLKEQGVAIVYISHRMEEIFLISDRITVMRDGLSIDTTDTAKTNVNEVVKKMVGREISDYYPEKTSPIGEVIFTVDHLTAANGLFKDISFSVRSGEILGFSGLMGSGRTEIMRGIFGLDPIESGTLTINGEKKKIETPTKSIQNGIGFLTENRKSEGLVLDFPVLDNISLPSIDGFIKRGLVDKKVEEEFAELLIQRLLINELAERGVAIIVVSSDLPEVMGISDRILIIHEGKINGELQKADFEQEKIMTYATGGK, from the coding sequence ATGAATGTTGAAATGAAGAATATCTCTAAATCTTTTGGAACAAATCAAGTATTGCGAGACGTTAGTATTGAAATCAACAGCGGAGAAATCCATGCATTGATGGGAGAAAATGGTGCCGGAAAATCAACATTGATGAATATTTTGACAGGCCTTCACAAAAAAGATGGCGGGTCGATCCTTATTGATGGAGAGGAAAAAATATTCTCCGGGCCCAAAGAAGCGGAAGAATTCGGGATCAGTTTTATTCATCAGGAAATGAATTCATGGCCGCAAATGACCGTTTTAGAAAATTTATTTTTAAATAATGAATTAAAGAATTCTTTTGGGCTTTTGGATACGAAAAGAATGAAAACGATTGCTGTGGAGTATATGGAGCGCTTAGGGATCGATCTGCCTTTGGATGTCGAGATAGAAGATTTGTCTGTGGGGCAACAACAAATCATCGAGATCATTAAAGCTCTCATGACAGATGCAAAGGTTTTGATCATGGATGAACCGACGGCAGCTTTATCTGACACGGAAATCAAGTCATTGTTCAAGATCATCTATCAACTGAAAGAGCAAGGAGTCGCCATTGTCTATATCTCTCACCGGATGGAAGAGATCTTTTTGATCAGTGATAGAATCACTGTCATGCGAGATGGGCTGTCCATCGATACGACAGATACCGCCAAAACAAACGTCAATGAAGTCGTCAAGAAAATGGTAGGCCGGGAGATTTCAGATTATTACCCGGAAAAAACGAGCCCCATCGGTGAAGTTATTTTTACTGTCGATCATCTGACCGCTGCAAATGGTCTGTTCAAAGATATCTCTTTTTCAGTCAGAAGTGGGGAAATACTGGGCTTTTCTGGATTAATGGGTTCTGGGCGTACCGAAATCATGCGCGGGATTTTTGGGCTTGACCCGATAGAATCCGGAACATTAACTATCAATGGGGAAAAGAAAAAAATCGAAACGCCAACAAAATCGATCCAAAACGGTATCGGCTTTTTGACTGAGAATCGGAAATCTGAAGGGTTAGTATTGGACTTTCCTGTGTTGGACAACATCAGTCTGCCTTCCATCGACGGTTTTATCAAAAGGGGATTGGTAGATAAAAAGGTGGAAGAGGAATTTGCCGAATTATTGATCCAGCGGCTTTTGATCAACGAGCTTGCGGAAAGAGGAGTAGCCATTATTGTTGTATCCAGTGATTTACCGGAAGTTATGGGAATCAGTGACCGTATTTTGATCATCCATGAAGGAAAGATCAATGGAGAATTGCAAAAGGCAGATTTTGAACAAGAGAAGATCATGACCTACGCGACAGGAGGAAAATAA
- the rbsD gene encoding D-ribose pyranase → MKKNGILNSNIAKVLADLGHTDQLTIGDAGLPVPSGVEKIDLALRLGIPSFDSVLDTVLEDMAVEKVFLAEEIKEQNPDQLKKILEALPDGIDVVFISHEDFKKQTSRSKTIIRTGENTPYANIILQSAVIF, encoded by the coding sequence ATGAAAAAAAATGGGATTTTAAATAGCAATATCGCTAAAGTATTGGCGGATTTGGGACACACAGATCAGCTTACGATAGGGGATGCCGGCTTGCCGGTTCCCTCAGGAGTTGAAAAAATCGATCTGGCATTGCGTTTAGGTATTCCCAGCTTTGATTCAGTGCTGGATACAGTTCTAGAAGATATGGCCGTCGAAAAAGTTTTTCTAGCAGAAGAGATCAAAGAGCAGAACCCTGATCAGTTAAAGAAAATTTTGGAAGCGTTACCTGATGGAATTGATGTGGTCTTTATTAGTCATGAAGATTTCAAAAAGCAAACAAGCCGCTCAAAAACGATCATCCGAACTGGCGAAAATACACCTTATGCAAATATCATTTTGCAATCAGCAGTTATTTTTTAG
- the rbsK gene encoding ribokinase has product MKITVVGSMSTDFVVTTDIKPNQGETVIGKNFTTAFGGKGANQAVAASRLGAEVSMVGKVGNDAFGTAIIANLESTGVDISHVERVTHSESGSAHIVLFQEDNSIIVIPGANNEMLPQDIETFSDQLLASDLVILQNEIPQATNEAIIDFCWEHTIDTLLNPAPARSISEEYIEKVSYLTPNEHEAAILFPGQTQKEVLAKYPNKLIITLGSRGAVFHNGKEEVVVPAFKVKPLDTTGAGDTFNGAMATALLNGKELPEALGFANLAAAISVQGFGAQGGMPTLEMMKEHSSYEKKWDFK; this is encoded by the coding sequence ATGAAAATTACAGTAGTGGGGAGTATGTCGACTGATTTTGTGGTGACTACCGATATCAAGCCGAATCAAGGAGAAACAGTGATTGGCAAGAACTTTACCACCGCATTTGGCGGTAAGGGAGCAAATCAGGCGGTCGCTGCCAGCCGGCTTGGGGCAGAGGTGTCAATGGTAGGTAAAGTAGGCAATGACGCATTTGGTACAGCTATCATAGCAAATCTTGAAAGCACTGGTGTTGATATAAGTCATGTGGAACGGGTTACACATAGCGAGAGCGGCTCAGCCCATATCGTATTGTTTCAAGAGGATAACAGTATCATCGTGATTCCTGGTGCAAATAATGAGATGCTGCCGCAAGATATTGAAACATTCAGTGACCAATTATTAGCAAGTGATCTGGTGATTTTACAAAATGAGATACCGCAAGCCACCAACGAAGCGATCATTGATTTTTGTTGGGAGCATACTATCGATACTTTGCTGAATCCTGCGCCGGCACGCTCTATTTCAGAAGAATATATCGAAAAGGTGAGTTATCTTACGCCAAATGAGCATGAAGCGGCGATTCTTTTTCCCGGCCAAACACAAAAGGAAGTGCTAGCGAAATATCCCAACAAGCTCATTATCACGTTAGGATCAAGAGGAGCGGTATTCCATAACGGAAAAGAAGAAGTGGTCGTACCGGCATTTAAGGTCAAGCCTCTTGATACCACCGGTGCTGGGGATACATTCAACGGTGCTATGGCAACTGCGTTATTAAACGGGAAAGAGCTGCCTGAAGCGTTAGGCTTTGCCAATCTTGCAGCAGCCATTTCTGTGCAAGGATTCGGGGCGCAAGGAGGCATGCCAACACTAGAAATGATGAAGGAGCATTCAAGCTATGAAAAAAAATGGGATTTTAAATAG
- a CDS encoding LacI family DNA-binding transcriptional regulator, translated as MATIRDVAKLAGLSVATVSRAINGSGYVSEESRKKINRAIKDLNFRPNEVARSLYQKKSKLVGLLLPDISNPFFPLLAKGVEDFLHGKGYQVILGNVQENSERAVDYIHAFSQNNIAGVLSAVDGDIITYDEFKPLVFLDRVGTDSEYSIHADDLSGGELAARAVLETAPGGIVVIAGPKEVDRSHERLQGMIKILNQSKSRYFVVHSSSFLLEDAVKTAQEVFEHFPLIDTVIAPSDIHAIALIQEAYRRNIRVPADLQVIGYDDIPISNLVVPPLTTIHQPAYEIGYQGAEMLYQLMNNKKVNQKKIVLPVTLIERDTLRKKGRK; from the coding sequence ATGGCGACCATTAGAGATGTTGCAAAGCTTGCTGGTTTATCTGTCGCGACAGTATCAAGAGCTATCAATGGAAGCGGGTATGTCAGTGAAGAGTCCCGTAAAAAAATCAATCGCGCAATCAAAGATTTAAATTTTCGACCGAACGAAGTAGCGCGTTCGCTTTATCAAAAAAAATCAAAATTGGTCGGCTTATTATTGCCAGACATCTCAAATCCCTTTTTTCCGCTTTTAGCAAAAGGTGTGGAAGATTTTTTACATGGAAAAGGGTATCAGGTCATTTTAGGTAATGTCCAAGAGAATTCTGAACGGGCAGTAGATTATATCCATGCTTTTAGTCAGAACAATATTGCCGGAGTTTTATCAGCGGTAGATGGCGATATTATTACTTATGATGAATTTAAACCGCTTGTTTTTCTTGATCGAGTCGGTACGGATTCTGAGTATTCGATTCATGCGGACGATCTGTCTGGAGGTGAATTAGCGGCACGTGCTGTTTTAGAAACTGCTCCTGGAGGAATCGTTGTGATCGCTGGCCCTAAGGAAGTCGATCGTTCCCATGAACGCCTTCAAGGAATGATCAAGATATTGAATCAATCAAAAAGCCGTTATTTCGTTGTACATTCTTCCTCTTTTTTACTAGAGGATGCTGTAAAAACGGCGCAGGAAGTATTTGAACATTTTCCGCTGATTGACACAGTGATCGCACCAAGTGATATCCATGCGATCGCGTTGATCCAAGAAGCTTACCGCCGGAATATCCGTGTACCTGCGGATCTACAGGTGATAGGATATGATGACATTCCTATCAGCAATCTAGTAGTGCCGCCGTTGACGACGATCCATCAGCCGGCTTATGAAATCGGCTATCAGGGAGCGGAAATGCTTTACCAACTGATGAATAATAAAAAAGTAAACCAAAAGAAAATCGTACTACCAGTTACACTTATTGAACGAGATACATTGAGAAAGAAGGGGCGCAAATGA
- a CDS encoding iron-sulfur cluster biosynthesis family protein codes for MKITFDEPALQKIQSHLNDKKKLLLTFEDGVGPYSQHAMIHMQVQFTLNIVDAAETAADYDTAVPSNLGDIWIKGYSSVDLDPNMTIRYQTNRGMFTLSGDGGMIDDNLGFIDFTGN; via the coding sequence ATGAAAATAACTTTTGACGAACCAGCGCTCCAAAAGATCCAATCGCACCTCAACGATAAAAAGAAATTACTATTGACCTTTGAGGACGGTGTAGGTCCTTACTCGCAGCACGCTATGATCCATATGCAAGTCCAGTTTACGTTGAATATCGTTGATGCCGCCGAAACCGCGGCAGATTATGATACAGCAGTCCCTAGCAACTTGGGGGATATCTGGATCAAAGGTTATTCATCAGTCGATTTAGATCCTAACATGACGATCCGTTATCAAACGAATCGAGGGATGTTTACTTTGAGCGGGGATGGCGGTATGATCGACGATAATTTAGGATTTATTGATTTTACGGGTAACTAA
- a CDS encoding ECF transporter S component, producing the protein MNTKNKTYRLTIRAILTAIIIVQAMIPFFGYIPLGIVSVTIIHITVIVAAITLGMKDGMFIGLMWGIFTIIRAFTSPSTPLDIAVFTNPIISVVPRVLVGLVSGFLFQWLYRKSKKVVFSSVIAAIFGTLTNTVLVLGLMGLLYTNLVAKTYGVDTSALFTTLSALVVTNGIPEVIAAAVITPIIVKALFASTQLKPGE; encoded by the coding sequence ATGAATACAAAAAATAAAACCTATCGTTTAACGATTCGGGCAATTTTAACTGCGATTATTATTGTTCAAGCCATGATTCCGTTTTTTGGCTATATTCCTTTAGGGATAGTAAGTGTCACCATCATCCATATCACTGTCATTGTTGCCGCAATTACACTAGGCATGAAAGATGGGATGTTCATCGGACTGATGTGGGGGATTTTTACGATCATTCGCGCGTTTACTTCTCCGTCTACGCCTTTAGATATCGCAGTCTTCACAAATCCGATCATCTCAGTCGTTCCCAGAGTCCTTGTCGGTTTAGTGTCAGGATTCTTATTCCAATGGCTATATCGCAAGTCTAAAAAGGTTGTATTTTCTTCAGTGATTGCTGCGATTTTCGGAACTTTGACCAACACGGTCTTAGTGTTGGGATTGATGGGACTTCTCTATACTAATCTGGTAGCGAAAACTTACGGCGTGGATACTTCCGCCTTATTTACAACTCTAAGCGCGCTTGTTGTAACCAATGGGATTCCAGAAGTAATCGCAGCCGCCGTTATTACACCGATCATTGTCAAAGCTTTATTTGCATCTACACAATTAAAACCGGGGGAATAA
- a CDS encoding MFS transporter, giving the protein MTDSQSFNLNKWRKNFYLFLAGQFLSGITSMVVQYAIIWYLTRATGSATILSFATLLGMIPMVVLGPFVGPLIDRWNKKVLLIVTDVVVAIFAIVLSIAGTLASEFPLWLVFVSLFVRSVAQTFQMPTIQSILPTMVPEKELTKVNGQLGAVQSANFIIAPALGAFLFSVIPMNFLILTDVLGAILGVGMLALVTIPHVVSEGESIHLLADSKFGLKKLVENKGLWYITIIGAVFTLIFMPAASLYPLMTMDYFNGTVGQAGLIEVVYSVGMLAGGAIIGIFGKWSDRMKPIFAAYTVIGITIGLSGFLPGTNRGFVYFVILNIFAGLATPFFNTLLMAMIQQSFEPKYLGRIMGVLNSLMSITGPVGLIFAGPLADKIGVEKIFILAGVGTLICGVITFLTPAARNYDKELNQKLAEKRAAKSDTSVDNQD; this is encoded by the coding sequence ATGACTGACTCGCAATCTTTCAATTTAAATAAATGGCGCAAGAATTTTTATCTTTTTCTGGCAGGTCAATTTCTTTCGGGGATCACTAGCATGGTGGTGCAGTATGCGATCATTTGGTATTTGACTAGAGCAACAGGCTCTGCGACGATCTTAAGTTTTGCGACACTGCTAGGCATGATTCCAATGGTAGTCTTAGGACCCTTTGTAGGACCATTGATCGATCGATGGAATAAAAAAGTTCTTTTGATCGTAACGGATGTCGTTGTCGCGATCTTTGCGATTGTCTTATCGATCGCAGGGACGCTTGCATCAGAATTTCCTCTGTGGCTGGTTTTTGTTTCGCTTTTTGTGCGTTCCGTTGCGCAGACATTTCAAATGCCGACGATCCAGTCAATCTTGCCAACGATGGTTCCAGAAAAAGAACTAACAAAAGTCAATGGTCAGCTAGGCGCGGTACAATCGGCTAACTTTATTATCGCACCGGCGTTAGGAGCATTTTTATTTTCTGTCATTCCAATGAATTTCTTGATTTTGACAGATGTATTAGGAGCAATTTTGGGAGTAGGGATGTTAGCGCTGGTGACGATTCCTCATGTCGTTTCAGAAGGAGAAAGCATCCATCTTTTAGCAGATTCAAAATTTGGTTTGAAAAAGCTCGTTGAAAATAAAGGATTATGGTACATTACGATCATCGGTGCGGTGTTTACATTGATATTCATGCCGGCCGCTAGTCTTTATCCGTTGATGACAATGGATTATTTTAATGGAACTGTGGGACAAGCCGGTTTGATTGAAGTTGTTTATTCGGTAGGGATGTTGGCAGGGGGAGCAATCATCGGGATCTTTGGTAAATGGAGCGATCGAATGAAGCCGATATTCGCTGCATATACAGTGATTGGGATCACTATCGGTCTCAGCGGCTTTTTACCGGGAACTAATCGTGGATTTGTTTATTTCGTGATTCTGAATATTTTTGCCGGGCTCGCTACACCGTTTTTCAATACATTATTGATGGCGATGATCCAACAAAGCTTTGAGCCAAAATATTTGGGACGAATCATGGGTGTTTTGAATTCATTGATGAGTATCACCGGACCTGTGGGCTTGATTTTTGCAGGTCCTTTGGCGGATAAAATAGGTGTAGAAAAGATTTTTATCCTTGCCGGCGTAGGGACATTGATTTGTGGTGTGATTACTTTCTTGACACCAGCTGCGCGCAATTATGACAAGGAATTGAATCAAAAATTGGCAGAAAAACGTGCCGCAAAAAGCGATACTTCTGTAGACAATCAAGACTGA
- a CDS encoding VOC family protein: MKQAFPFLTYSGQAEAAINLYHTAFPSSQITKLNRYGAASKDESNLILEGELQLGNITLGFLDMTKDSPAPTPTWASSILIEVDDQAEFDQAFNTLKEGGTVIMHEKNFDKYTEICWVTDKYGFTWQLLF; this comes from the coding sequence ATGAAACAGGCATTTCCGTTTTTGACATATAGCGGTCAGGCTGAAGCGGCAATCAATCTTTACCATACAGCTTTTCCTAGTTCTCAGATTACTAAGTTGAATCGTTATGGAGCGGCCAGCAAGGATGAATCAAATTTGATCCTTGAAGGTGAATTACAGTTAGGCAATATTACACTTGGATTTTTAGATATGACAAAGGACTCTCCCGCCCCAACTCCTACTTGGGCATCTTCTATTTTGATTGAAGTTGATGATCAGGCAGAGTTTGACCAAGCTTTCAACACGTTAAAAGAAGGCGGCACCGTAATCATGCACGAAAAAAATTTCGATAAGTATACAGAGATCTGTTGGGTTACTGATAAATATGGTTTTACTTGGCAGCTGCTTTTTTGA
- a CDS encoding DUF2785 domain-containing protein has protein sequence MESILREKLASKEIVFSDQEVSWLVENIGNPKAEIRDKLVYLLLVRGLSENLMTKDQYRFLVKQTIDNELLFYHIHRGLPATLTRTFTALLICVLVYVDGKKDSGYYGLLTESERDYYFHSAIKYLELEQDFTGYSDNYGWVHAFAHGADLLLYCMLHEKFPDNLKSKALEVISGVFKRLPEAFVDEEERRLATVIYENILAGHLKSETVATWINQQNFPLHERIDFSRLATFKNFLAAIYFHLLPTDKLEGPLKNSLLNYLKDY, from the coding sequence GTGGAAAGTATTTTACGGGAAAAACTAGCTTCTAAAGAAATTGTTTTTTCTGATCAAGAAGTATCTTGGTTGGTGGAAAACATTGGGAATCCTAAAGCTGAAATTCGTGATAAACTGGTTTATTTATTACTTGTTCGTGGACTTTCAGAAAATTTAATGACAAAAGATCAATATCGATTTTTAGTGAAGCAAACAATTGATAATGAATTGTTATTTTACCATATCCATCGAGGTTTACCGGCCACACTGACCAGAACATTCACTGCTTTGCTTATTTGTGTTTTAGTTTATGTCGATGGAAAAAAGGACTCTGGTTACTATGGGCTTTTGACTGAATCAGAACGAGATTATTATTTTCACTCAGCCATTAAGTATTTAGAATTAGAACAAGATTTTACTGGTTACTCCGATAATTATGGTTGGGTACATGCTTTTGCCCACGGTGCAGATTTGTTACTTTATTGTATGCTGCATGAAAAATTCCCAGACAATTTAAAATCAAAAGCGCTAGAAGTGATTTCTGGTGTTTTCAAAAGGTTGCCTGAAGCTTTTGTAGATGAAGAAGAACGCAGATTAGCAACTGTTATCTATGAAAATATCTTAGCTGGTCACTTAAAATCTGAAACCGTGGCGACGTGGATTAACCAACAAAATTTTCCTTTGCATGAGAGGATTGATTTTAGCCGACTAGCAACGTTTAAAAATTTCTTAGCAGCTATCTATTTCCATTTGTTACCTACTGACAAATTAGAAGGTCCTTTAAAGAATAGTTTGTTGAACTATCTGAAAGATTATTAA